ATGTGGTCAATGTGGATGGCGATGACGCACCTGTCTATGACCGCCCGCTGAAGGCCGAGATCTGGTATCCTGCAGCGCCCGGCACCACGCCCGGTGGCACATATCGCGCCTATCTGCGTGATGGAAAGACCGAAGTCACACTGACCGGACGCGCCGCGCGCGATGCCCCCCCTGCGGCGCAGGGACGTTATCCGCTGATCATCATCAGCCATGGCTATCCGGGCAATCGCTTCCTGATGTCGCATCTGGGCGAAAACCTTGCCTCCAAGGGGTTTGTGACGGTTTCCATTGACCACACGGACAGCACCTATTCGGATCAGAACCTGTTTGGCTCCACCTTGCTGAACCGTCCGATCGACCAACGCTTTGTGCTCGATGAGATGACAAATCTTGGGGGGGATCTTGGCGCTTTGATCAATACCGGTGTCGTCGGCATCATCGGCTATTCCATGGGGGGATACGGCGCGCTGGTCTTTGGCGGTGCTGGCGTGACCCAATCGGCCACCGAATACAGCTGGGGCGCGCCCAACGGCCTGTTGGCCCGGCATCTTGCCGGCTCGGACAGCCATGAGGCCCTTGTTGATCCGCGTGTGCGGGCGATTATTGCCATTGGACCCTGGGGGCGCAACGCGGATTTCTGGGATGCCAACGGCATGGGCGGGCTGCGAGTTCCGACCCTGTTCATGGCCGGCAGCGCCGATGACGTCTCTGTCTATGAGACAATCCGCACGATCTTCGCTGAAGCCGGTGGCACGGACCGGCATCTGCTGACCTTTGATCACGCCAATCACAATGCTGCCGCACCGATCCCGGCACCCATCGAATCCTGGACCCCGGTGGAGGATCTGGATATCACCCCCTTCGAACATTATGCCGACCCGGTCTGGGACACGACCCGCATGAATAACATCGCCCAGCATTTCGCGACTGCTTTCATGGACTTGCACCTCAAAGGGGACATCAGCAAGAGCGCCTATCTCGATCTTATCGAGGAGTCAGAGGACGGCATTCAGGCGCTGGATGAAGAAGGCAAGCCGACTGAGGATCATACATATTGGACCGGATTTGCCCCCCGCACCGCCAAAGGGCTGAGGTTTGAAACCCTTCTGGAGGGCGAATAGGTAGGTTCTGGTGTGCAGAACGCGCGCCTTGGTCGATCAAAAATGCGGGCGGGCATTCCGCAAGCAAGCCAAAGTGGAGTGTTGCAATGCCAGCGGAGCGTGACCATTTTTCTCGCGGACATCCCGCTTGGTGCATAAGGTGGGTCACCGGGCTGCAAAGTATTTTTGCCGGGCAACCAGTGCAGCCATGATCCGCATTTTCAGAGACGCCCTCATCGGGATTGCAGCCATTTGCTGGACCACAGTAGCCCTTGCCCAGACCCTGACCGCTGAGGACCAGCGCGACCTGGCAGCCGTTGTCGAGCAATTCCTCGCAGATACGCGCGCGCTGAATGTGTCCGGCGTGGTCGAAACCATGCCCCCGTCAGTGATCGCCGATCTCGCCCACCGCAACGATATGACCGAAACGGAACTGATCAGCGCAGTGGTCGAGGCGATGGAAGCGGCGATGGAGTCGGTGGCGTTGCTCGAGGTTCAGATGGACAGCACAGCAGCGGTCCTGGGCGAAACATCGGCTGGGCGGATCTTTGTCCTCTTGCCGACAATGACGCTTATGCAGGTCGGGGACGCCGTCTATCGTGCCGGGTCTCACACATTGGCATTCAAAGAGACCGGTCAGTGGTCTCTCATCCGTCTTGATGAACCGAGCCAGCGCCAGATGCTGGTGAATGCCCTGCCCGAATTCACGGGCATCACCTTTCCCGAAGCAAGCTTGGAACAGATTGAATAGGGCCCTGATCACGGGGACTGCGCTGTTGCGATCCGCGCAAAAAAAAGCCCGCGAAATCAAGCGGGCTTTCTTGTTTGATTATATGAAGGGCTCAGGCCGCTTTTTGCTTGCGTCTGCGCATCGCGCCCAAGGCTCCAAGGCCGCCCAACAACAGCAGACCCGCCGCAGGAACCGGCACAGGCGAGATGTTGATGTTGATGTCGCCGTGGCTCCGTCCGGAAATGTTATCCAAGGACTTTGCTACGTAATTCGTATTGGTCGCCTGTGAAAGAATGTTCCAGGTGAACCAGCCCGCGCCGCCGACGCCTTGGTTTTTGTCATTTGCGCTCTCGCCCAATTGGAAAGGAATTTCCTTTGGATCAAGCGGGAACGGCGTCAAAGTCATCATCAGACCGTCGAGAAGGCCAACGCCCGTCAGGGTCGCCGATTTGATGTTATAGTAGGACCATGTATCCTTCAGCGCGTCTTTCTCCGCAGTTGTCAGACCATTGGCAAAACCGCCATCCATGGTGCCACCGCCGCCTGGAGCATTCGGGTTGAGCAGATCATACTCGACAGCAAGATCCATCTGCAGGTCGGTGTCACTGTTGTTTGCGATGCGGCCGTCAAGGGACGCTGTCACGTTGTTTGCACCGACGTTGAATTTGCCAGCGCCGCCGACAAACTGCCAGTAGTTGCTAGCAGCAGATCCAAAAATACCGGGCAGCCATACGGTGTGGAAATTGCTTCCGGATTTTACGCTCGTGGCGTTGTAGTCGCCCTCATACATTGTCGCGGCATCTGCCTCGCCTCCCAGCAAAACAGCGGCCGATACCGCCAAAGCGATCGCGCCTGTTTTAAGTAAGTTAAGACTCATTCAATCATTCCTCGTTCCGCTCAAATGAGCGCCTGGACGATTGCAATTACCGCCGCGCAGCCGCTGCTCATCTAGCACTTGTTAATTCTTCTGTTATGCGACCGGCAATCGGTCACAAGTCCGATCAAAAAACAGGCGGAAAACAGGCCAGCAGGCAATAATACTAAAAACCGCTCGCATCGCGGGAAATTCCATCCGTCATATGGGAACAATCTTTGGTGCCACACGTCATTTTTGGTCTTTTCCACCGTTTTCATTCGCTTTTTAGCGCACCTCATCACCCTCCACATCGAGTGATTCGTTTTCATAAACTGGCACTGGCAAGCCTTCCCCATAGGCACCGGCTCTGTCATACTTGGCTCAACTCATAAATGAGGTTCGAGCCCCCATGCCCAACGATCTGCTGTCCAACACGGACGCCCCCGCCTATGACGCCGCCTCCATCGAGGTCCTTGAAGGGCTGGAACCCGTGCGCAAACGCCCCGGCATGTACATCGGCGGCACCGATGAACGCGCCCTGCACCATCTGGTGGCCGAAGTGCTCGACAACTCCATGGACGAGGCCGTCGCAGGCCACGCCAACCGGATCGAGGTCGAATTGCACGCCGATTACGCCGTCACCATCCGCGACAATGGCCGGGGTATTCCCATCGATCCGCACCCAAAATTCCCGGACAAATCCGCGCTCGAGGTCATCCTGTGCACGCTCCATGCGGGCGGCAAATTCTCCGGCAAAGCCTATGAAACCTCCGGCGGTCTGCACGGGGTCGGCGCTTCCGTGGTCAACGCGCTCAGCGATTCCATGGTCGTTCAGGTGGCCCGCAACAAGGAACTCCATGAACAACGCTTTTCACGCGGGCTTCCTCTGGGCCCCGTCGAAATGGTGGGGGCTGCCCCCAACCGGCGCGGCACCACCGTCACCTTCCACGCGGATGAAGAAATCTTTGGCTCCCACCGCTTCAAACCCGCGCGATTGTTCAAATCCATCCGCTCAAAGGCCTATCTGTTTTCGGGCGTCGAAATCCGCTGGAAATCCCATATCGAGGACGGCGAAACTCCGACAGAGGCCACCTTCCACTTCCCCGGCGGCCTGTCGGACTACCTTAATGAAACGCTCGGCAAGGCCACAACCTACGCCGACAAACCCTTTGCCGGAACCGTTGATTTCAAAGAGAAATTCGGCCAACCGGGCAAGGTCGAATGGGCCATCAACTGGACCCCCTCGCGCGATGGCTTCATCCAATCCTACTGCAACACGGTCCCCACGCCCGAAGGCGGCACCCATGTCGCCGGGTTCTGGGCTGCGATCCTCAAGGGCATCAAGGCCTACGGTGAACTTTCAAACACCAAAAAAGCCGCCCAAATCACCCGTGAAGACCTCACATCGGGCGGCTGCGCGCTCGTTTCCTGTTTCATCGCCGAACCCGCTTTTGTCGGCCAGACCAAGGACCGCCTCTCCACCGAGGCCGCGGCCAAAATGACTGAAGGCGCTGTGCGCGACCACTTCGACAACTGGCTGGCCAATGACACGAAATCCGCCGGGGCCATCCTCGATTTTCTGGTGCTGCGCGCCGAAGAACGCCTGCGCCGACGTCAGGAAAAAGAGACCGCGCGCAAATCGGCCACCAAAAAGCTGCGCTTGCCCGGCAAACTCACCGATTGCACCTCCAAATCCCGTGAAGGCACCGAATTGTTCATCGTGGAGGGCGATTCAGCAGGTGGATCGGGCAAAGGCGCGCGCAACCGCAACACGCAAGCGCTCCTGCCGCTCAAGGGTAAAATCCTCAACGTGCTGGGCGCGGCCTCCTCAAAACTCGGCACCAATGCGGAGATTTCCGATCTCTGCGAGGCGCTGGGATGTGGCATGGGCACGCGCTTTAACCTTGATGATCTGCGCTATGACAAGATCATCATCATGACCGACGCGGATGTGGACGGCGCTCATATCGCCGCCCTCCTGATGACGTTTTTCTTTACCCAGATGCGCCCGCTGATCGACGCCGGCCACCTCTACCTCGCCTGCCCGCCCCTGTTCCGCCTGACCCAAGGCGCCAAACGCGTCTATTGTCTGGATGAAGACGAGAAAAACGCCTGGCTGGAAAAAGGCCTCGGCGGCAAAGGCAAAATCGACGTCTCCCGCTTCAAGGGCCTTGGTGAAATGGACGCCAAGGATCTGAAAGAAACCACCATGGACCCGACGACGCGCAAACTCATCCGCGTGTCGATTGACGAGGACATGCCCGGCGAAACCGGCGATCTAGTCGAGCGTCTGATGGGGAAGAAGCCCGAACTGAGGTATCAATACATTCAGGAAAACGCGAAGTTTGTGGAGGAGTTGGATGTTTGATGGATGATGTATCGAAACGCCCACGCCTAGGAATTGCTTTAACGATCATTTACCTAACGGTCGTCGGTCTAATCGTTGTCGTCAACTGGCAAAGTTTCGCGCGACTTGAACCCAATGCTTGGGGAGACTTCTTGGCTGGATCACTTGGTCTTCTTGCGCTTTTCTGGCTCATACTAGGATATTTCCAGCAAGGTGATGAACTCCGAAACAGCGTAAGAGCACTGGAACAACAGTCAAAAGAACTTTCAGCTTCAGTGCAACAACAGCGTGATTTGGTAAAAAGTAACGAGAATGCAGCAAAGCTCGAAATTCAGCGGTTTTTGGGATCACTCGAGATTGAAGCAGCCAAATTACAGGATAACATGCGTTTTGACGCCCGGTTGCTGCCGTCCCTTTTAAGTGACTATGACTCTAACGGCAGAGCCCATTTAACGTTTTCACATGGCGTAAAAAGCGGTGCCGTGGAACAGCATGATAATGAAGTGGCTGAACTCACCAAAGAAATTACAAAGATATTAGAAAACACAGAAACCCTGCAGGACATCCCGATACCAAATGAACAGGATCAGTTAATCCGCATTCTTCGAGTGCTCCATACAAAGCAAACAGAAGCGGCCGAGATGCGCAAATCTCTCGAGGCGAAGTTATCTGAAATCTCTGAAAAGCAAAGACTTCGCGCGATGAATCGACAAACCACTAGCTGACTCCAAAGAACCAGCCATCGTTTAGAAATACGCCCGACCCTCCCCACGGGAGGGCGCACTTCGTGCACCCTGGTCTTCGACCGCTCCGGCCTCAAACTGTCCACTGGACAGTTTACAAAACGCCCTCCGGCCCGAGGTCGGGCGCGGCCCATTCGATCTGTTTCACTTGATATCCGCTACGTCCGGGGCTCCGCCCGTTCAGATCTCAAACTCTCTCCCAGAGAGTTTGCAAGACGGTCCTCACCCATCCCCCACGGGGAGGGCGCATTTCATGCCCCCTCGATGCTATCGCAT
This genomic interval from Paracoccaceae bacterium contains the following:
- a CDS encoding dienelactone hydrolase — its product is MKTNRPLAALSALLAAPALANPIDLIRPDAPELAAYGLLPIGVQTLELSHPGQIDVVNVDGDDAPVYDRPLKAEIWYPAAPGTTPGGTYRAYLRDGKTEVTLTGRAARDAPPAAQGRYPLIIISHGYPGNRFLMSHLGENLASKGFVTVSIDHTDSTYSDQNLFGSTLLNRPIDQRFVLDEMTNLGGDLGALINTGVVGIIGYSMGGYGALVFGGAGVTQSATEYSWGAPNGLLARHLAGSDSHEALVDPRVRAIIAIGPWGRNADFWDANGMGGLRVPTLFMAGSADDVSVYETIRTIFAEAGGTDRHLLTFDHANHNAAAPIPAPIESWTPVEDLDITPFEHYADPVWDTTRMNNIAQHFATAFMDLHLKGDISKSAYLDLIEESEDGIQALDEEGKPTEDHTYWTGFAPRTAKGLRFETLLEGE
- a CDS encoding VPLPA-CTERM sorting domain-containing protein; the encoded protein is MSLNLLKTGAIALAVSAAVLLGGEADAATMYEGDYNATSVKSGSNFHTVWLPGIFGSAASNYWQFVGGAGKFNVGANNVTASLDGRIANNSDTDLQMDLAVEYDLLNPNAPGGGGTMDGGFANGLTTAEKDALKDTWSYYNIKSATLTGVGLLDGLMMTLTPFPLDPKEIPFQLGESANDKNQGVGGAGWFTWNILSQATNTNYVAKSLDNISGRSHGDININISPVPVPAAGLLLLGGLGALGAMRRRKQKAA
- the parE gene encoding DNA topoisomerase IV subunit B, whose amino-acid sequence is MPNDLLSNTDAPAYDAASIEVLEGLEPVRKRPGMYIGGTDERALHHLVAEVLDNSMDEAVAGHANRIEVELHADYAVTIRDNGRGIPIDPHPKFPDKSALEVILCTLHAGGKFSGKAYETSGGLHGVGASVVNALSDSMVVQVARNKELHEQRFSRGLPLGPVEMVGAAPNRRGTTVTFHADEEIFGSHRFKPARLFKSIRSKAYLFSGVEIRWKSHIEDGETPTEATFHFPGGLSDYLNETLGKATTYADKPFAGTVDFKEKFGQPGKVEWAINWTPSRDGFIQSYCNTVPTPEGGTHVAGFWAAILKGIKAYGELSNTKKAAQITREDLTSGGCALVSCFIAEPAFVGQTKDRLSTEAAAKMTEGAVRDHFDNWLANDTKSAGAILDFLVLRAEERLRRRQEKETARKSATKKLRLPGKLTDCTSKSREGTELFIVEGDSAGGSGKGARNRNTQALLPLKGKILNVLGAASSKLGTNAEISDLCEALGCGMGTRFNLDDLRYDKIIIMTDADVDGAHIAALLMTFFFTQMRPLIDAGHLYLACPPLFRLTQGAKRVYCLDEDEKNAWLEKGLGGKGKIDVSRFKGLGEMDAKDLKETTMDPTTRKLIRVSIDEDMPGETGDLVERLMGKKPELRYQYIQENAKFVEELDV